A single Amphiura filiformis chromosome 19, Afil_fr2py, whole genome shotgun sequence DNA region contains:
- the LOC140141506 gene encoding tubulin alpha-2/alpha-4 chain-like, whose translation MRECISIHVGQAGVQMGNACWELYCLEHGIQPDGQMPSDKTIGGGDDSFNTFFSETGAGKHVPRAVFVDLEPTVVDEVRTGTYRQLFHPEQLITGKEDAANNYARGHYTVGKELIDQVLDRIRKLADQCTGLQGFLIFHSFGGGTGSGFTSLLMERLSVDYGKKSKLEFAVYPAPQISSAVVEPYNSILTTHTTLEHSDCAFMVDNEAIYDICRRNMDIERPTYTNLNRLIGQIVSSITASLRFDGALNVDLTEFQTNLVPYPRIHFPLATYAPVISAEKAYHEQLTVAEITNACFEPANQMVKCDPRHGKYMACCLLYRGDVVPKDVNAAIATIKTKRTIQFVDWCPTGFKVGINYQPPTVVPGGDLAKVQRAVCMLSNTTAIAEAWARLDHKFDLMYAKRAFVHWYVGEGMEEGEFSEAREDLAALEKDYEEVGMDSAEGEGEGEGEEEY comes from the exons ATG CGTGAATGTATCTCCATCCATGTTGGCCAGGCCGGTGTGCAAATGGGTAATGCATGCTGGGAGTTGTACTGTTTGGAGCATGGTATCCAGCCTGATGGTCAGATGCCTAGTGATAAGACCATTGGAGGAGGTGATGATTCCTTCAATACTTTCTTCAGTGAGACTGGAGCTGGCAAGCACGTCCCTCGTGCCGTCTTTGTAGACTTGGAACCAACTGTTGTCG ATGAGGTCCGTACCGGTACCTACCGTCAACTCTTCCACCCTGAGCAGCTGATTACCGGCAAAGAAGATGCCGCCAACAACTATGCTCGTGGTCACTACACAGTCGGCAAAGAGCTCATTGATCAGGTGTTGGACAGAATCAGAAAGCTC GCTGACCAGTGCACCGGTCTGCAAGGTTTCCTCATCTTCCACAGCTTCGGTGGCGGCACCGGGTCCGGCTTTACATCTCTCCTTATGGAGCGTCTTTCAGTCGACTACGGCAAGAAGTCCAAGCTTGAGTTCGCCGTCTACCCAGCTCCTCAGATTTCATCAGCTGTTGTCGAGCCATACAACTCCATTCTGACCACTCACACCACTCTTGAGCATTCCGATTGTGCCTTCATGGTTGACAACGAAGCCATCTATGACATCTGTCGTCGCAACATGGACATTGAGCGCCCAACTTACACCAACCTCAATCGTTTGATTGGCCAAATCGTGTCTTCCATCACCGCATCTCTCCGATTCGATGGTGCACTGAATGTCGATCTTACCGAGTTCCAGACCAATTTGGTGCCATACCCACGTATCCATTTCCCTCTGGCAACATACGCTCCAGTCATCTCTGCTGAGAAGGCCTACCATGAGCAGCTTACTGTTGCCGAAATCACCAACGCTTGCTTTGAGCCAGCCAACCAGATGGTAAAATGTGATCCTCGTCACGGCAAGTACATGGCCTGTTGTCTGCTCTACCGTGGTGACGTTGTGCCAAaagacgtcaacgccgccattgCAACCATCAAGACCAAACGTACCATTCAGTTCGTCGACTGGTGTCCAACTGGTTTCAAAGTAGGCATCAACTACCAACCACCAACTGTGGTGCCTGGTGGCGATCTTGCTAAGGTCCAGCGTGCTGTCTGCATGTTGAGCAACACCACCGCCATCGCCGAAGCCTGGGCTCGTCTGGATCACAAGTTTGATCTGATGTACGCCAAGCGTGCCTTTGTCCATTGGTACGTCGGTGAGGGTATGGAGGAGGGTGAGTTCTCAGAGGCTCGTGAAGATTTGGCTGCCTTGGAGAAAGACTACGAAGAGGTTGGCATGGATTCAGCAGAAGGTGAAGGTGAAGGCGAGGGAGAGGAAGAATATTAA
- the LOC140141507 gene encoding tubulin alpha-1 chain: MRECISIHIGQAGVQMGNACWELYCLEHGIQPDGQMPSDKTIGGGDDSFNTFFSETGAGKHVPRAVFVDLEPTVVDEVRTGTYRQLFHPEQLITGKEDAANNYARGHYTVGKELIDLVLDRIRKLADQCTGLQGFLIFHSFGGGTGSGFTSLLMERLSVDYGKKSKLEFAVYPAPQISSAVVEPYNSILTTHTTLEHSDCAFMVDNEAIYDICRRNLDIERPTYTNLNRLIGQIVSSITASLRFDGALNVDLTEFQTNLVPYPRIHFPLATYAPVISAEKAYHEQLTVAEITNACFEPANQMVKCDPRHGKYMACCLLYRGDVVPKDVNAAIATIKTKRTIQFVDWCPTGFKVGINYQPPTVVPGGDLAKVQRAVCMLSNTTAIAEAWARLDHKFDLMYAKRAFVHWYVGEGMEEGEFSEAREDLAALEKDYEEVGVDSIEAEGEEGEDEY; this comes from the exons ATG cGTGAATGTATCTCTATCCACATAGGCCAGGCCGGCGTGCAAATGGGCAATGCATGCTGGGAGTTGTACTGTTTGGAGCATGGTATCCAGCCTGATGGTCAGATGCCTAGTGATAAGACCATTGGAGGAGGTGATGATTCCTTCAATACTTTCTTCAGTGAGACTGGAGCTGGCAAGCACGTCCCTCGTGCCGTCTTTGTAGACTTGGAACCAACTGTAGTCG ATGAGGTCCGTACCGGAACATACCGTCAACTCTTCCACCCTGAGCAGCTGATTACCGGCAAAGAAGATGCCGCCAACAACTATGCACGTGGACACTACACAGTCGGCAAAGAACTCATTGATTTGGTCTTGGACAGAATTAGGAAGCTG GCTGACCAGTGCACAGGTCTGCAAGGTTTCCTCATCTTCCACAGCTTCGGTGGCGGCACCGGGTCTGGCTTCACATCTCTTCTTATGGAGCGTCTTTCAGTCGACTACGGCAAGAAGTCCAAGCTTGAGTTCGCTGTCTACCCAGCTCCTCAGATTTCATCTGCTGTTGTCGAGCCATACAACTCCATCCTGACCACTCACACCACTCTTGAGCATTCCGATTGTGCCTTCATGGTCGACAACGAAGCCATCTATGACATCTGTCGCCGCAACCTGGACATCGAGCGCCCAACTTACACTAACCTGAACCGTTTGATTGGCCAAATCGTGTCTTCCATCACCGCATCTCTAAGATTCGATGGTGCACTGAATGTCGATCTTACCGAGTTCCAGACCAATTTGGTGCCATACCCACGTATCCATTTCCCTCTGGCAACCTACGCTCCAGTCATCTCTGCCGAGAAAGCCTACCATGAGCAGCTTACTGTTGCCGAAATCACCAACGCTTGCTTTGAGCCAGCCAACCAGATGGTAAAATGTGATCCTCGTCACGGCAAGTACATGGCATGTTGTCTGCTCTACCGTGGTGACGTTGTGCCAAaagacgtcaacgccgccattgCAACCATCAAGACCAAACGTACCATTCAGTTCGTCGACTGGTGTCCAACTGGTTTCAAAGTAGGCATCAATTACCAACCACCAACTGTGGTGCCTGGTGGTGATCTTGCTAAGGTCCAGCGTGCTGTCTGCATGTTGAGCAACACCACAGCTATCGCCGAAGCCTGGGCTCGTCTGGATCACAAGTTTGATCTGATGTACGCCAAGCGTGCTTTCGTCCATTGGTACGTCGGTGAGGGTATGGAAGAAGGTGAGTTCTCCGAGGCTCGTGAAGATCTTGCAGCTTTGGAGAAGGATTATGAAGAGGTTGGTGTTGACTCCATCGAAGCAGAAGGAGAGGAAGGTGAAGATGAATATTAA